A region of Streptomyces sp. NBC_01264 DNA encodes the following proteins:
- a CDS encoding SDR family oxidoreductase: METPTRGLPAPPPLGSAALPPGTFTGRAVLVTGGGTGLGKAIATEFARLGADLVIAGRRIEQLKSAQDELAAVPGAGRVTAAVCDIRDPERVAEVFDAAGAAFGGVPDVLVNNAAANFPSPAEDLSPNAWRAVVDITLTGTWFVTREFGRRHLAAGSAGSIVNIGASYAWTGGPGYAHSAAAKAGVKNLVETLAVEWGPYGIQINGLVPGLFPHADMTEDIRGGLERAAPDDKDTRQPALRVGAPRELGWAATFLASPYARYITGHTLVVDGANWQRRSLVNPEVVTVRDQLGRGPFVP, translated from the coding sequence ATGGAGACCCCCACGCGCGGCCTGCCCGCGCCGCCCCCGCTCGGTTCCGCCGCCCTGCCGCCCGGCACGTTCACCGGCCGGGCGGTGCTCGTGACCGGCGGCGGGACCGGGCTGGGCAAGGCCATCGCCACCGAGTTCGCCCGGCTCGGGGCGGACCTGGTGATCGCCGGCCGCCGGATCGAGCAGTTGAAGTCGGCTCAGGACGAGCTGGCGGCCGTCCCCGGCGCGGGCCGGGTGACGGCCGCCGTCTGCGACATCCGCGACCCCGAGCGGGTCGCCGAGGTCTTCGACGCCGCCGGGGCGGCCTTCGGCGGGGTCCCGGACGTGCTCGTCAACAACGCGGCCGCCAACTTCCCCTCCCCCGCAGAGGATCTGTCCCCCAACGCCTGGCGCGCGGTGGTCGACATCACCCTGACCGGCACCTGGTTCGTGACCCGGGAGTTCGGCCGCCGCCACCTCGCCGCGGGCAGCGCCGGGTCCATCGTGAACATCGGCGCCTCGTACGCCTGGACCGGCGGGCCGGGCTACGCGCACAGCGCCGCCGCCAAGGCCGGGGTGAAGAACCTCGTCGAGACCCTCGCCGTCGAGTGGGGCCCGTACGGCATACAGATCAACGGCCTGGTCCCGGGGCTGTTCCCGCACGCGGACATGACCGAGGACATCCGCGGCGGCCTGGAGCGGGCCGCCCCGGACGACAAGGACACCAGGCAGCCCGCCCTGCGGGTCGGGGCGCCGCGCGAACTGGGCTGGGCGGCCACCTTCCTGGCCTCGCCCTACGCCCGGTACATCACCGGGCACACCCTGGTGGTCGACGGGGCGAACTGGCAGCGGCGCTCGCTGGTCAATCCCGAAGTGGTCACGGTGCGTGACCAGTTGGGGAGGGGGCCGTTCGTCCCCTGA
- a CDS encoding TetR family transcriptional regulator has translation MSTVSTGRPSLTARRREATWYEIAEAAADLFSERGFEATTVDDIARAAGISLRTFYRYCPTKEDALTPVLTAGVSTLVEELALRPASEPLTEAVQAAFTTATAGTRYEGPGQTARLIQVMGGVPEIRMRWLAAARAMQDRLVPVLAVRTGRPASALETRVLAAVLIDAVTVALEHWAAEGGHEPLPAVSARALALLRLEE, from the coding sequence GTGAGCACGGTGAGCACGGGCCGCCCGTCGTTGACGGCACGGCGCAGGGAGGCCACGTGGTACGAGATCGCGGAGGCGGCCGCCGACCTGTTCTCCGAGCGGGGGTTCGAGGCCACCACGGTCGACGACATCGCGCGGGCGGCCGGCATCTCGCTGCGCACCTTCTACCGGTACTGCCCGACGAAGGAGGACGCGCTGACCCCGGTCCTGACCGCCGGCGTCTCCACCCTGGTCGAGGAACTCGCCCTGCGCCCCGCGTCGGAGCCCCTCACCGAAGCGGTCCAGGCCGCCTTCACCACCGCCACCGCGGGCACGCGCTACGAGGGGCCGGGCCAGACGGCCCGCCTGATCCAGGTGATGGGCGGCGTCCCCGAGATCCGCATGCGCTGGCTCGCGGCCGCGCGCGCCATGCAGGACCGGCTGGTGCCGGTCCTGGCGGTCCGCACGGGGCGCCCCGCATCCGCCCTGGAGACCCGCGTCCTGGCGGCCGTGCTCATCGACGCCGTCACCGTCGCCCTCGAACACTGGGCCGCCGAAGGCGGCCACGAACCCCTCCCCGCCGTATCGGCGCGCGCGCTCGCCCTCCTGCGCCTGGAGGAGTAG
- a CDS encoding enoyl-CoA hydratase/isomerase family protein yields MIDTLSTEIAEGEERIRLDVADGIAELTLCRPEKLNGWSWESTRQLGLLADRIRFDPAVRVVLLRAEGRAFCAGIDVTAPGGAITGASAAERNRNYYEGIRWVHERFAVLARLPQPVVAAVQGYCLGFGFELALMADIRVAAQDAVFALPEAQLGVAVDAGGDLRIAREAGAGWAKFLALTGRRIDAGTAERLGLVQQVLPVEELDKDARALAAEIAANAPLAVQGIKRAIDSYADAALPAALDRVAMTAALTLTSEDSREGYAAKAQRRPPHFSGG; encoded by the coding sequence GTGATCGACACCCTGAGCACGGAGATCGCGGAGGGTGAGGAACGGATCCGTCTGGACGTCGCGGACGGGATCGCGGAACTCACCCTCTGCCGGCCGGAGAAGCTCAACGGCTGGAGCTGGGAGTCCACGCGCCAGCTCGGCCTGCTGGCGGACCGGATCCGCTTCGACCCCGCCGTGCGGGTGGTCCTGCTGCGGGCCGAGGGGCGGGCGTTCTGCGCGGGCATCGACGTGACGGCCCCGGGCGGCGCGATCACCGGGGCCTCGGCGGCGGAGCGCAACCGCAACTACTACGAGGGCATCCGCTGGGTCCACGAACGCTTCGCCGTCCTGGCCCGGTTGCCGCAGCCGGTCGTGGCCGCGGTGCAGGGCTACTGCCTGGGCTTCGGCTTCGAACTGGCCCTGATGGCGGACATCCGGGTGGCGGCCCAGGACGCCGTGTTCGCCCTGCCCGAGGCCCAGTTGGGCGTCGCGGTGGATGCGGGCGGCGACCTGCGCATCGCCCGCGAGGCGGGCGCCGGCTGGGCCAAGTTCCTGGCGCTGACCGGCCGCCGCATCGACGCCGGGACGGCGGAGCGCCTGGGTCTGGTCCAACAGGTGCTCCCTGTGGAGGAATTGGACAAGGACGCCCGGGCGCTCGCGGCGGAGATCGCGGCCAACGCCCCGCTCGCCGTCCAGGGCATCAAGCGCGCGATCGACTCCTACGCGGACGCCGCCCTGCCCGCGGCCCTGGACCGGGTGGCGATGACGGCGGCCCTCACCCTCACCTCCGAGGACTCCCGCGAGGGGTACGCGGCCAAGGCGCAGCGCCGGCCCCCGCACTTCAGCGGAGGCTGA
- a CDS encoding PIG-L deacetylase family protein — protein MSEQQHGPAPLEPMPTDWQRALAVVAHPDDLEYGCAAAIADWTDGGREVVYLLATRGEAGIDTIDPAACAPLREAEQRASAAVVGVPTVEFLDHRDGVLEYSLDLRRDIAAAIRRHRPELVITMNHRDTWGGAEGGGYWNTPDHKAVGRATLDAAGDAGNRWIFPELLTEQGLEPWNGVRWVAVSGTTTPTHAADAGPGLERSVKSLMEHKAYIAALTDEDPETYVRTFLTGNAQQAAPRFGGRPAVPFEVFPR, from the coding sequence ATGAGCGAACAACAGCACGGGCCCGCGCCCTTGGAGCCCATGCCCACCGACTGGCAGCGTGCGCTGGCCGTCGTGGCACACCCGGACGACCTGGAGTACGGCTGCGCCGCGGCCATCGCGGACTGGACCGACGGCGGCCGCGAGGTCGTCTACCTGCTCGCCACGCGCGGCGAGGCCGGCATCGACACCATCGACCCGGCCGCGTGCGCCCCGCTGCGCGAAGCGGAGCAGCGCGCGAGCGCGGCCGTCGTCGGCGTCCCCACGGTGGAGTTCCTCGACCACCGCGACGGGGTCCTGGAGTACAGCCTGGACCTGCGCCGGGACATCGCCGCCGCCATCCGGCGCCACCGCCCCGAGCTGGTGATCACGATGAACCACCGCGACACCTGGGGCGGGGCCGAGGGCGGCGGCTACTGGAACACCCCCGACCACAAGGCGGTCGGCCGGGCCACCCTGGACGCGGCGGGCGACGCTGGCAACCGCTGGATCTTCCCCGAACTCCTCACGGAACAGGGCCTGGAACCGTGGAACGGGGTGCGCTGGGTCGCGGTGTCCGGCACCACGACGCCCACGCACGCGGCCGACGCCGGCCCCGGCCTGGAGCGGTCGGTGAAATCCCTGATGGAGCACAAGGCGTACATCGCCGCGCTGACGGACGAGGACCCGGAGACGTACGTACGCACCTTCCTGACGGGCAACGCCCAGCAGGCGGCCCCCCGGTTCGGGGGCCGGCCGGCGGTGCCGTTCGAGGTCTTCCCGCGCTAG
- a CDS encoding MBL fold metallo-hydrolase, producing MLRRARPGGRWVLVDAGVGPERGPAAGWAPVPGRLPAALGEAGIAPADVEAVVLTHLHEDHTGWTQDEAGLPFFPDARYLVQSAEVAALDRADPVWDWTVAPLRAAGRLQEVAGEHRLAPGITLLPTPGHTPGHQSVLVEGAAGPGGAVPGRGRDVLITGDVLVHAVQLADPAVPYSHERDRAAARASREELLALAVRRRALLATAHLTRAFVEPPGP from the coding sequence GTGCTTCGCCGGGCCCGGCCGGGTGGCCGCTGGGTGCTGGTCGACGCGGGGGTCGGCCCGGAACGGGGTCCGGCGGCCGGCTGGGCCCCGGTGCCGGGCCGGCTGCCCGCCGCGCTCGGGGAGGCCGGGATCGCCCCGGCCGACGTGGAGGCGGTGGTCCTGACCCACCTGCACGAGGACCACACCGGCTGGACGCAGGACGAGGCCGGGCTGCCGTTCTTCCCCGACGCCCGGTACCTCGTACAGAGCGCGGAAGTGGCCGCCCTGGACCGGGCGGATCCCGTGTGGGACTGGACGGTGGCCCCGCTGCGGGCCGCCGGCCGGCTCCAGGAGGTGGCCGGGGAGCACCGGCTCGCTCCGGGCATCACCCTGCTGCCCACGCCCGGGCACACGCCCGGCCACCAGTCGGTGCTGGTGGAAGGGGCTGCCGGGCCGGGCGGAGCGGTCCCGGGCCGGGGCCGGGACGTGCTGATCACCGGTGACGTCCTGGTCCACGCGGTGCAGCTGGCCGATCCGGCGGTCCCGTACTCCCACGAACGCGACCGGGCCGCCGCCCGCGCCTCGCGCGAGGAACTCCTGGCCCTGGCCGTCCGCCGCCGCGCCCTGCTGGCCACGGCGCACCTGACCCGGGCCTTCGTGGAGCCGCCGGGGCCTTGA
- a CDS encoding alpha/beta fold hydrolase, with translation MNPVPHENAAAGSYRQPGVVLTDHHFAVPLDHARPDGERIELYARELVATGKDPESLPWLLYLEGGPGFGARRFVGRQAWLERALAEYRVLLLDQRGTGRSTPANRQTLPLRGGPAQQAEYLAHFRADSIVRDAETIRPLLTGGAPWTVLGQSFGGFCVTHYLGAAPEGLTAALITGGLPSLDATATEVYEAAYPRVARKNRAHYARYPMDVERARRIAAHLLERPAELPGGYLLTAEAFQSLGLLLGGSDGSHQLHYLLEDAFVPTPAGPALSDAFLEAVHGQLSFAGHPLYALMHEAIYAQDPGAPIGWAAEKVRSGHPRFDAAKTLAGAEPLYFTGETIHPWHFDCDPALAPLRETAELLTARTGWTPLYDPARLAENEVPVAAAVYHDDMYVDTAHSLATAGAIRGLRTWVTDEFEHDGVRAGGPRVLDRLLALVREA, from the coding sequence GTGAACCCCGTGCCCCACGAGAACGCCGCCGCCGGCAGCTACCGCCAGCCCGGAGTCGTCCTCACCGACCACCACTTCGCCGTCCCCCTCGACCACGCCCGCCCCGACGGCGAGCGGATCGAGCTGTACGCCCGCGAACTGGTCGCCACCGGCAAGGACCCGGAGTCCCTGCCCTGGCTGCTCTACCTGGAGGGCGGACCCGGCTTCGGCGCCCGCAGGTTCGTCGGTCGGCAGGCCTGGCTGGAGCGGGCCCTCGCCGAGTACCGGGTCCTGCTGCTCGACCAGCGCGGGACCGGGCGCTCCACCCCGGCCAACCGGCAGACCCTGCCGCTGCGCGGCGGCCCCGCGCAGCAGGCCGAGTACCTCGCCCACTTCCGCGCCGACTCCATCGTGCGCGACGCCGAGACCATCCGCCCGCTGCTCACCGGCGGAGCGCCCTGGACGGTCCTCGGCCAGAGCTTCGGCGGCTTCTGCGTCACCCACTACCTGGGCGCCGCCCCCGAGGGGCTGACCGCCGCCCTCATCACCGGCGGGCTGCCCTCCCTCGACGCCACCGCCACCGAGGTGTACGAGGCCGCGTACCCCCGGGTCGCACGCAAGAACCGGGCGCACTACGCCCGCTACCCCATGGACGTGGAGCGCGCCCGCCGCATCGCCGCCCACCTGCTCGAGCGCCCGGCCGAACTCCCCGGCGGATACCTGCTGACGGCCGAGGCCTTCCAGTCCCTCGGCCTGCTCCTGGGCGGCTCGGACGGCAGCCACCAGCTGCACTACCTGCTGGAGGACGCCTTCGTCCCCACCCCGGCCGGGCCCGCGCTCTCCGACGCCTTTTTGGAGGCCGTGCACGGACAGCTCTCCTTCGCCGGGCACCCCCTCTACGCCCTGATGCACGAGGCGATCTACGCGCAGGACCCGGGTGCGCCCATCGGCTGGGCCGCCGAGAAGGTCCGCTCCGGCCACCCGCGGTTCGATGCCGCGAAGACCCTCGCGGGGGCGGAGCCGCTGTACTTCACCGGAGAGACCATCCACCCCTGGCACTTCGACTGCGACCCGGCGCTCGCCCCGCTGCGCGAGACCGCCGAGCTGCTCACGGCCCGCACCGGCTGGACCCCGCTGTACGACCCGGCGCGGCTCGCCGAGAACGAGGTGCCGGTCGCCGCGGCCGTCTACCACGACGACATGTACGTGGACACCGCGCACTCCCTGGCCACCGCCGGGGCGATCCGCGGTCTGCGGACCTGGGTGACGGACGAGTTCGAGCACGACGGGGTCCGCGCCGGCGGCCCGCGCGTCCTGGACCGGTTGCTGGCACTCGTACGCGAGGCCTGA